From Desulfovibrio oxyclinae DSM 11498, the proteins below share one genomic window:
- the tolR gene encoding protein TolR has translation MALKTGNGYLAEINVTPFVDVMLVLLIIFMVTAPLMTQGVEVDLPQTRSVRNLPQDKDHLVLSVKADGTIMLDKYEVPEGELGDFLQRLVASQNKQLFLRADKSVAYGVVVDVMGEVKAAGIDKLGIVAEEKKDGTKR, from the coding sequence ATGGCTCTCAAGACCGGAAACGGCTACCTTGCGGAAATCAACGTCACGCCCTTCGTGGACGTGATGCTGGTTCTGCTCATCATATTCATGGTCACCGCCCCGCTCATGACGCAGGGGGTGGAGGTGGACCTGCCGCAGACGCGTTCCGTGCGCAATTTGCCGCAGGACAAAGATCATCTGGTCCTGAGCGTCAAGGCCGACGGGACCATCATGCTCGACAAATACGAAGTGCCCGAAGGCGAACTGGGCGATTTCCTTCAGCGTCTGGTGGCTTCGCAGAACAAGCAGCTTTTTCTGCGCGCTGACAAGAGCGTGGCTTACGGCGTGGTGGTGGACGTGATGGGTGAAGTCAAGGCTGCGGGCATCGACAAGCTCGGCATTGTGGCCGAGGAAAAGAAGGATGGAACGAAACGCTAG
- the tgt gene encoding tRNA guanosine(34) transglycosylase Tgt, with protein MNKPGTFTVHKKDGSARRGTLVTAHGEIPTPIFMPVGTQGTVKSLSPGDLVEMDAKIILGNTYHLYLRPGDDLLARHGGLHGFSSWDRPILTDSGGFQVFSLEGIRKLSEKGVEFRSYLDGSKHFFSPEKVIDIQKNIGSDIMMVLDECVGFKHDRAYTEKSLEMTTRWAKRCRDHYPVGSGDQLMFGIIQGGFHKDLRERSLEQLRDIPFEGFAIGGLSVGEPIPMMYDLVHHLAPLMPQDKPRYLMGVGTPLDLLEGVSAGVDMFDCVLPTRNARNGTLFTSQGKINIKKATHREDDSPVDPECTCYTCRNFSRAYLRHLYHARELLSYRLNTYHNVHFYLNLMREVRESIENGTFKQLKARYEAAYGK; from the coding sequence ATGAACAAGCCCGGAACCTTCACCGTCCACAAAAAGGACGGTTCCGCAAGAAGAGGAACGCTCGTCACCGCCCACGGCGAGATTCCCACCCCCATATTCATGCCCGTGGGCACGCAGGGGACGGTCAAAAGCCTGAGCCCCGGTGATCTGGTGGAGATGGACGCCAAGATCATCCTCGGCAACACCTACCACCTCTACCTCCGACCCGGCGATGACTTGCTGGCGCGCCACGGCGGCCTGCACGGTTTCTCCAGCTGGGACCGTCCCATCCTCACGGACTCCGGCGGCTTTCAGGTCTTCAGCCTCGAAGGCATCCGTAAGCTCTCGGAAAAAGGCGTGGAATTCCGGTCCTATCTCGACGGCTCCAAGCACTTCTTCAGCCCGGAAAAGGTCATCGACATCCAGAAAAACATCGGCTCCGACATCATGATGGTGCTGGACGAATGCGTGGGCTTCAAACATGACCGGGCTTACACCGAGAAGTCGCTTGAGATGACCACCCGCTGGGCCAAACGCTGCCGAGACCACTATCCCGTCGGCAGCGGCGACCAGCTCATGTTCGGCATCATTCAGGGCGGCTTCCACAAGGACCTGCGCGAACGCAGCCTTGAACAGCTGCGCGACATTCCCTTCGAAGGTTTCGCCATCGGCGGATTGTCCGTGGGAGAACCCATCCCCATGATGTACGATCTGGTACATCATCTGGCGCCGCTCATGCCGCAGGACAAGCCGCGCTATCTCATGGGCGTCGGTACCCCGCTCGACCTGCTTGAAGGCGTGAGCGCGGGCGTTGACATGTTCGACTGCGTGCTGCCCACCCGAAACGCCAGAAACGGCACGCTCTTCACATCGCAGGGCAAGATCAACATCAAGAAGGCCACCCATCGCGAGGACGACTCCCCGGTGGATCCGGAGTGCACCTGCTACACCTGCCGCAACTTCTCGCGTGCCTATCTGCGTCACCTCTACCATGCGCGGGAGCTGCTCTCCTATCGCCTGAACACGTATCACAACGTGCACTTCTATCTGAACCTCATGCGCGAGGTGCGCGAGAGCATCGAGAACGGCACATTCAAACAGCTCAAGGCCCGCTACGAAGCGGCGTACGGCAAGTAG
- a CDS encoding TonB family protein — MRYFGFLLSFLLHAGLLAVVVFWADVPDRKLELDRPAYTVDLVQLAPAPPPPPGEKSPSKSDATPAKPEPKQVAQPVMQVEKQPMQSSVEPVKPARKPEPKPEAKPISEKTKEKKVVVKKKEKPEPEKKAEPLKKPEKKAEPKPEPKPAPKPKPKPKPKKTSDELLADALSDVKQGVQAEDDQVAAQLDDELAALRQEQGGEIYSHGGTPGGAGSGLAEVYAMIVASAIKENWRYPSFAGDANLLASVELTIGDDGTIVSSEILESSGNIEFDNSTLRAIRETERVEPPSREQDKVIVINFNSQDLNQ, encoded by the coding sequence ATGAGATATTTCGGCTTTCTTCTTTCTTTCCTGCTGCACGCGGGGCTTCTGGCGGTCGTGGTCTTCTGGGCTGATGTTCCCGACAGGAAGCTTGAACTGGACCGTCCTGCCTACACGGTGGATCTGGTGCAGCTCGCGCCCGCGCCTCCGCCCCCGCCCGGCGAAAAGTCTCCGAGCAAGAGCGATGCGACTCCGGCCAAGCCGGAACCAAAACAGGTGGCCCAACCTGTCATGCAGGTTGAAAAGCAGCCGATGCAGTCTTCGGTCGAGCCTGTGAAGCCAGCTCGCAAACCTGAGCCGAAGCCGGAGGCCAAGCCCATCAGCGAGAAGACCAAGGAAAAAAAGGTCGTCGTCAAGAAGAAGGAAAAGCCGGAGCCGGAAAAAAAGGCCGAGCCGCTCAAGAAGCCTGAAAAAAAGGCCGAGCCCAAGCCGGAGCCGAAACCGGCCCCCAAACCGAAACCCAAGCCGAAGCCGAAAAAAACTTCCGATGAACTGCTTGCCGATGCGCTCAGCGACGTGAAGCAGGGCGTTCAGGCCGAGGATGATCAGGTCGCGGCTCAACTCGACGACGAACTCGCCGCACTCCGGCAGGAGCAGGGCGGCGAGATTTATTCTCACGGCGGCACACCCGGCGGCGCCGGGTCCGGGCTGGCCGAAGTCTACGCCATGATCGTGGCCTCGGCCATCAAGGAGAACTGGCGCTATCCGTCTTTTGCTGGTGACGCCAACCTGCTTGCCAGCGTAGAGCTTACCATCGGCGACGACGGCACCATTGTTTCATCTGAAATCCTTGAAAGCTCGGGCAATATCGAATTCGACAATTCCACCCTGCGAGCCATCCGCGAAACCGAGCGGGTCGAGCCGCCGAGCAGGGAGCAGGACAAGGTCATAGTTATCAATTTCAACAGCCAGGACCTCAACCAGTAG
- the cutA gene encoding divalent-cation tolerance protein CutA, with protein sequence MSQSLVYITAPSMEDAKRIGEKLIEERLAACVNVIPGMKSMYHWKGKVETDDEIVVIAKTTSDLVHRLSQKVVDLHPDEVPCVVAVPVAGGNQAFLRWIGEETA encoded by the coding sequence ATGTCCCAATCTCTCGTATACATCACCGCTCCGTCCATGGAGGATGCCAAGCGCATCGGCGAAAAGCTCATCGAAGAACGCCTCGCGGCCTGCGTCAACGTCATACCGGGCATGAAATCCATGTACCACTGGAAAGGCAAGGTCGAAACCGATGACGAGATCGTGGTCATCGCCAAGACCACGTCCGATCTGGTGCATCGCCTCAGCCAGAAGGTGGTGGACCTGCACCCCGACGAGGTGCCCTGCGTGGTGGCCGTGCCCGTGGCCGGGGGCAATCAGGCATTCCTTCGTTGGATCGGCGAAGAGACCGCATAG
- a CDS encoding phosphotransferase family protein gives MNGIDRDRIEQYLEKAFGQGARLLAAGDLGNLDEQGMKGFGYGKPLLVRFSLDGEEREAVFSVMKGDKYGHQYLWDRASVLMFQYFTSDRLERHVRPLGLGYVDEAGELVPVRGLKEFFIVNEKLEGHDYFLDLDRIAREGLSDGDLHLAADFARWLARVHSEKKQDRDLYWRRIRNLIGSDECILGLIDEAYPEDYAAFPRRRFEELEAKLVRWRWKLKEYHHRLSAVHGDFHPWNVLVNGSDFRVLDRSRGEWGEPGGDLCTMAINYLLWSLRSHGRLEGDFKKLYDTYFETYISETGDTEVFDVMAPFIVFRALVIASPEWYPDHAPEVRRGLFNLMENVLDEETFDWADVNRYME, from the coding sequence ATGAACGGAATCGACAGGGACCGGATCGAACAATATCTTGAAAAGGCTTTTGGTCAGGGAGCCAGACTGCTGGCTGCCGGTGACCTCGGCAATCTGGACGAGCAGGGGATGAAGGGCTTCGGCTACGGAAAACCCCTGCTCGTCCGCTTTTCTCTGGACGGCGAGGAGCGCGAAGCGGTCTTCTCCGTCATGAAGGGCGACAAGTACGGCCACCAGTATCTCTGGGATCGCGCCTCCGTACTCATGTTCCAGTACTTCACCTCCGACCGGCTCGAACGGCACGTCCGTCCGCTCGGGCTGGGATACGTCGATGAGGCTGGAGAGCTTGTCCCTGTGCGCGGACTGAAGGAATTCTTCATCGTCAACGAGAAGCTGGAAGGGCATGACTATTTCCTTGATCTAGACCGCATCGCCCGAGAAGGATTGTCCGACGGCGACCTCCATCTTGCCGCGGATTTCGCCCGGTGGCTGGCCCGGGTCCACTCCGAAAAGAAGCAGGACCGCGATCTGTACTGGCGGCGCATCAGAAATCTCATAGGCTCGGACGAGTGTATTCTTGGTCTCATCGACGAGGCATATCCCGAGGACTACGCGGCCTTTCCCCGGCGCCGGTTCGAAGAACTGGAAGCAAAGCTCGTCCGCTGGCGTTGGAAGCTCAAGGAGTATCACCACCGCCTGAGCGCCGTGCACGGGGATTTTCATCCATGGAACGTGCTTGTCAACGGAAGCGATTTCCGTGTTCTGGATCGCAGCCGCGGCGAATGGGGCGAGCCGGGCGGTGACCTTTGCACCATGGCCATCAACTATCTGCTCTGGAGTCTCCGCAGCCACGGCAGGCTGGAGGGCGACTTCAAGAAACTGTACGACACGTATTTCGAGACCTACATTTCCGAAACGGGGGATACCGAAGTGTTCGACGTCATGGCCCCGTTCATTGTCTTCCGGGCTCTCGTCATTGCATCGCCCGAGTGGTACCCTGATCATGCCCCGGAGGTGCGACGCGGCCTGTTCAACCTTATGGAAAACGTGCTGGACGAGGAAACCTTCGACTGGGCGGACGTGAACCGCTACATGGAGTGA
- the miaB gene encoding tRNA (N6-isopentenyl adenosine(37)-C2)-methylthiotransferase MiaB yields the protein MKFHIITFGCQMNVHDSQWLARALEARGWEEAAEDEATVYILNTCSVRDKPEQKVYSELGRIARHAKRDSRMFAAVGGCVAQQVGPEFFNRFPFVRLVFGTDGIANTPNALERLAEGAEDRVKLLDFMDIYPERDAAVDESTTLPETRQAFVNIMQGCDNFCAYCIVPYTRGRQKSRHPDAVVEECRALAANGVRELTLLGQNVNSFGMDSGGVDVSFAELLRRVAAIEGIDRLRFTTSHPKDIADEVIEAFGELDNLCPSLHLPMQAGSDAVLKAMRRKYDMERYLDIVDRLRQARPDICLTTDLIVGFPGETEQDFERTLEMVERVGFESSFSFKYSDRPGTASVNMEPKVDPTEAQSRLERLQELQNAITKQSLKKLVGLPAEVLVEGRSRKQEGDGVSWRGRDAAGRVVNFTSRRESLTGRIVPVRIVEAKKHSLTGERTGEPW from the coding sequence ATGAAATTTCATATAATTACTTTTGGTTGCCAGATGAATGTCCACGACTCCCAGTGGCTTGCCCGGGCGCTTGAAGCCCGGGGCTGGGAAGAAGCCGCCGAGGACGAGGCCACCGTGTACATTCTCAACACGTGCAGCGTTCGCGATAAACCCGAGCAGAAGGTTTACAGCGAGCTTGGGCGCATCGCCCGTCACGCCAAGCGAGATTCGCGTATGTTCGCCGCCGTGGGGGGATGTGTGGCCCAGCAGGTGGGGCCGGAATTTTTCAACCGGTTCCCGTTCGTGCGGCTCGTGTTCGGCACGGATGGCATTGCCAATACCCCCAATGCGCTTGAGCGACTCGCCGAGGGGGCGGAGGATCGGGTGAAGCTGCTCGATTTCATGGATATCTATCCCGAGCGAGACGCTGCCGTGGACGAGAGCACCACGCTGCCCGAAACTCGACAGGCCTTTGTGAACATCATGCAGGGCTGTGATAATTTCTGCGCCTACTGCATAGTGCCGTACACCCGTGGCAGACAGAAGTCCCGGCACCCCGATGCGGTGGTGGAAGAGTGTCGCGCCCTTGCCGCCAACGGCGTGCGTGAGCTGACGCTGCTCGGGCAGAACGTCAACAGCTTCGGCATGGACTCCGGCGGGGTGGACGTCAGTTTTGCCGAGCTGCTGCGGCGCGTGGCGGCCATTGAGGGTATTGACCGGCTACGGTTCACCACATCGCACCCCAAGGATATCGCCGACGAAGTCATCGAGGCGTTCGGAGAACTCGACAACCTCTGCCCGTCCCTGCATCTGCCCATGCAGGCCGGGTCGGACGCCGTACTCAAGGCCATGCGCCGCAAGTACGACATGGAGCGCTATCTGGACATTGTGGACCGCCTGCGTCAGGCCCGGCCCGATATCTGCCTGACCACCGACCTCATCGTCGGATTTCCGGGCGAGACAGAGCAGGATTTTGAGCGTACCCTCGAAATGGTGGAGCGCGTCGGATTCGAATCCAGTTTTTCCTTCAAGTATTCCGACCGCCCGGGCACCGCGTCCGTGAACATGGAACCCAAGGTGGACCCGACGGAAGCGCAGTCCCGGCTGGAACGGTTGCAGGAATTGCAGAATGCTATTACTAAACAAAGTCTAAAGAAACTCGTAGGCCTCCCGGCCGAGGTCCTCGTGGAGGGCCGCAGCCGCAAGCAGGAAGGCGACGGGGTGTCGTGGCGCGGCCGCGATGCCGCCGGACGGGTTGTCAATTTCACCAGTCGGCGCGAGAGTCTTACGGGCAGGATAGTTCCCGTACGGATCGTCGAGGCCAAAAAGCACTCCCTGACGGGGGAAAGGACCGGTGAGCCATGGTAG
- a CDS encoding carbohydrate kinase family protein, whose amino-acid sequence MDLYLTGSLAYDRIMTFPGKFSDHILPDKIHILNVCFLVDGLQEKFGGTAGNIAYSLALLGEKPIILSQVGKDFSQYDERLNELGLSVEGIRTVDHEFTAGAYITTDMSDNQITGFNPGAMKHSCSYDLSRIDPADAVGIISPGCVEDMKSHPKHYRDNGIPYIFDPGQQITAMTGDELKEALTGADILITNDYELQLIMNATGLQREDILSRVNNLVTTLGENGCTVVEDGKETQVPAAKAGKVVDPTGAGDAFRAGMLKGIADNRSLEDACRMGAVAACYCVEQSGTQEHRYTPDEFAARYEENFGPM is encoded by the coding sequence ATGGATTTATACCTGACGGGCTCGTTGGCCTATGACCGGATCATGACCTTCCCCGGCAAGTTTTCCGACCACATTCTGCCGGACAAGATTCACATCCTCAACGTCTGCTTTCTCGTGGACGGGCTGCAGGAAAAATTCGGCGGAACGGCCGGCAATATCGCCTACTCGCTGGCGCTGCTGGGCGAAAAACCCATCATTCTCAGTCAGGTCGGTAAGGACTTTTCCCAGTACGACGAACGTCTGAACGAGCTGGGCCTTTCCGTGGAAGGCATCCGCACAGTCGACCACGAATTCACCGCCGGTGCCTACATCACCACGGACATGAGCGACAATCAGATCACCGGATTCAACCCCGGCGCCATGAAGCACTCCTGCTCCTACGATCTTTCGCGCATCGACCCTGCGGACGCCGTGGGCATCATCTCCCCGGGCTGCGTGGAGGATATGAAGTCTCACCCCAAGCACTACCGCGACAACGGCATTCCTTACATTTTCGACCCGGGGCAGCAGATTACCGCCATGACCGGCGACGAACTCAAGGAAGCTCTGACGGGTGCGGACATCCTGATTACCAACGACTACGAGTTGCAGCTCATCATGAACGCCACCGGCCTTCAGCGCGAGGACATCCTTTCCCGCGTGAACAACCTGGTTACCACGCTGGGCGAAAACGGCTGTACTGTGGTAGAGGATGGTAAGGAAACTCAAGTTCCCGCGGCAAAGGCGGGCAAGGTTGTGGATCCCACCGGCGCGGGCGACGCGTTCCGCGCGGGCATGCTCAAGGGCATCGCCGACAATCGCAGTCTCGAAGACGCGTGCAGGATGGGCGCTGTGGCAGCCTGCTACTGCGTCGAGCAGAGCGGCACTCAGGAACACCGGTACACCCCGGATGAGTTCGCCGCACGATATGAGGAGAACTTCGGCCCCATGTAG
- the nth gene encoding endonuclease III: MKKKEKALEIHARLERRYPEPEPALDWTDAWQLLVATVLAAQCTDERVNKVTPHLFERWPDIPSVARADVTELEEAVRSTGFFRNKAKNLKAAATRIVEEYDGEVPRTMADLITLPGVARKTANIVLSNAFDIHEGVAVDTHVKRLSYRLGLTTHTDPVRIEKDLMQLYPNKMWGEINHFLVYFGREVCNARKPKCPICELSDICPKKGVEQGAT; this comes from the coding sequence GTGAAAAAGAAGGAAAAAGCTCTCGAAATCCACGCGCGCCTTGAGCGCCGCTATCCCGAACCGGAACCGGCGCTGGACTGGACGGATGCGTGGCAGCTGCTTGTGGCCACCGTTCTGGCCGCCCAGTGCACGGACGAACGCGTCAACAAGGTCACCCCGCACCTGTTTGAGCGCTGGCCGGATATCCCGTCCGTGGCACGGGCCGATGTGACAGAACTCGAAGAAGCGGTGCGCTCCACCGGTTTTTTCCGCAACAAAGCCAAGAACCTCAAGGCCGCAGCCACCAGAATCGTCGAGGAATACGACGGCGAGGTGCCCCGGACCATGGCGGATCTGATCACGCTGCCCGGCGTGGCGCGCAAGACCGCGAACATCGTGCTTTCCAACGCCTTCGACATCCACGAAGGTGTGGCCGTTGACACGCACGTCAAGCGCCTCAGTTATAGGCTCGGCCTCACGACGCATACCGATCCCGTGCGCATCGAAAAAGATCTCATGCAGCTCTATCCCAATAAGATGTGGGGGGAGATCAATCATTTTCTCGTCTACTTCGGCCGCGAGGTCTGCAACGCCCGCAAGCCGAAATGCCCAATCTGCGAACTTAGCGACATCTGCCCGAAAAAGGGCGTGGAACAGGGAGCCACATAA
- a CDS encoding YdcF family protein: protein MRRIVDWLLRALGIVTLAAVVAGATGFLLMGHWLQLDEKPRKADYIVPLAGDYIRLMQAADLYKKGYAPTILLSDAAEWPKTRLDKLKFSMGWPRMGHLEFCWAVLKEMGISPQNTDVFGDGHISTVEEAEALRAYLNGQDATLLVVTSPYHARRAQIILEDVLPNCEIIMTVTPEGSFPEKWWTDQRSAQDIVMEAAKLVHYWLGGAFRSDEAAAH from the coding sequence ATGCGGCGCATCGTGGACTGGTTGCTCAGGGCTCTTGGAATCGTCACGCTCGCGGCAGTGGTCGCGGGCGCGACGGGTTTCCTCCTCATGGGCCACTGGCTCCAGCTCGACGAAAAACCGCGCAAGGCCGATTACATCGTACCGCTGGCCGGAGACTACATCCGGCTGATGCAGGCCGCAGACCTTTACAAGAAGGGATACGCCCCCACCATCCTGCTCAGCGATGCGGCCGAATGGCCCAAAACGCGACTGGACAAGCTCAAATTCTCCATGGGCTGGCCGCGCATGGGCCACCTTGAGTTCTGCTGGGCGGTGCTGAAAGAAATGGGAATCTCACCGCAAAACACGGATGTGTTCGGTGACGGACACATCAGCACCGTGGAAGAGGCCGAGGCCCTTCGCGCCTACCTGAACGGTCAGGACGCCACGTTACTCGTGGTGACCTCCCCGTATCACGCAAGACGCGCGCAGATCATTCTCGAAGACGTGCTGCCGAACTGCGAAATCATCATGACGGTCACTCCGGAAGGATCGTTTCCCGAAAAATGGTGGACGGATCAGCGTTCGGCACAGGACATCGTCATGGAAGCGGCCAAGCTCGTGCACTACTGGCTTGGCGGGGCCTTCCGCTCCGACGAAGCCGCTGCTCACTGA
- a CDS encoding adenylyl-sulfate kinase, protein MAGWAVWFTGLPGSGKSTLARSAAETLRNQGLDVVYLEMDARRREYFPDPKYTEQERRQAYAMFADEAAELCDRGRNVIMDATGHRISFRQRARGRLDWFAEIHVGCDVEEAMRRESERPQGKVKADLYRKALERRRTGRGFEGLGEVVGVDVPFEQDPAAELSFDNTALSREEALRKVMHFLDRWLDRD, encoded by the coding sequence ATGGCTGGCTGGGCCGTATGGTTTACGGGGCTGCCGGGCAGCGGAAAGAGCACGCTGGCTCGCAGCGCGGCTGAAACCCTTCGCAATCAAGGTCTGGACGTGGTGTACTTGGAAATGGACGCCCGCCGCCGAGAGTATTTCCCTGACCCGAAGTATACAGAGCAGGAGCGTCGGCAGGCCTACGCCATGTTCGCCGACGAGGCCGCCGAGCTTTGCGATCGTGGGCGCAACGTCATCATGGACGCGACAGGGCATCGCATCTCATTTCGGCAGCGGGCCCGTGGACGCCTCGACTGGTTCGCCGAAATCCATGTGGGCTGTGACGTGGAGGAAGCCATGCGCCGGGAGTCGGAGCGTCCGCAGGGCAAGGTCAAGGCCGACCTGTACCGTAAGGCACTGGAAAGACGGCGAACCGGCAGGGGCTTCGAAGGACTGGGCGAAGTCGTCGGCGTGGATGTCCCCTTCGAGCAGGACCCGGCGGCCGAGCTGTCCTTCGATAATACGGCCCTCAGCCGTGAGGAAGCCTTGCGCAAGGTAATGCACTTTCTGGACAGATGGCTCGACAGGGATTAG
- a CDS encoding histidinol phosphate phosphatase domain-containing protein produces MIDLHMHTVFSDGELIPSELVRRASVAGYKAVGITDHADLSNYKTIIENVSRFAKEHGHFFDMTVIAGVEITHVPPSLIPDMTLKAREEGASLVVVHGETIVEPVAPGTNLAAIEAGVDILAHPGLITEEEVALAAEKGVHLEITTRGGHSYTNGRVAELARRHGAKLVIDNDAHSPRDLVGPEMRRAIALGAGLTPQEIEAAESNSWEIVQRLMK; encoded by the coding sequence ATGATCGATCTGCACATGCACACGGTGTTCAGCGACGGGGAACTCATACCTTCGGAGCTGGTTCGCCGAGCCTCGGTGGCCGGATACAAGGCCGTGGGCATCACCGATCACGCGGACCTCAGTAACTACAAGACCATCATTGAAAACGTGAGCCGCTTCGCCAAGGAGCACGGCCATTTTTTCGACATGACGGTCATTGCGGGAGTTGAGATCACCCACGTCCCGCCGAGCCTTATACCGGACATGACGCTCAAGGCCCGTGAGGAAGGGGCTTCGCTGGTGGTGGTGCACGGCGAAACCATTGTGGAACCCGTGGCGCCGGGGACCAACCTCGCCGCCATCGAAGCCGGGGTGGACATCCTCGCGCATCCGGGCCTCATCACCGAAGAGGAAGTGGCCCTCGCCGCAGAAAAGGGCGTGCATCTCGAAATCACCACGCGTGGCGGTCACAGCTACACCAACGGACGGGTTGCCGAACTGGCTCGCCGCCATGGCGCCAAGCTGGTGATCGACAACGACGCCCATTCCCCGCGCGATCTCGTGGGGCCGGAGATGCGTCGCGCCATCGCTCTCGGGGCTGGGCTCACGCCGCAGGAAATCGAAGCTGCGGAAAGCAATTCTTGGGAAATCGTGCAGCGGCTGATGAAGTAG
- a CDS encoding bifunctional nuclease family protein, with the protein MVAMKIFGLALDEKGQAPIIILEDEASERGLPIWIGAMEAMSISMALNKVPFPRPMTHDLLINSLEALGGKLESIEVTRMVEGTFFAELIVKRADEVIRIDCRPSDAVALAVRTEAEISAAPEVLDEAGIPMDGLRDKVVPSTEASSWQDLLENLDEDDVKYKM; encoded by the coding sequence ATGGTAGCAATGAAGATTTTCGGACTGGCACTCGATGAAAAGGGTCAGGCACCTATCATCATCCTTGAGGACGAGGCATCCGAGCGCGGCCTTCCCATCTGGATAGGCGCCATGGAGGCCATGTCCATTTCCATGGCGTTGAACAAGGTCCCGTTCCCGCGTCCCATGACGCACGATCTGCTGATCAACTCCCTTGAAGCTCTCGGCGGCAAGCTGGAGAGCATTGAAGTGACCAGGATGGTGGAAGGGACCTTTTTTGCCGAGCTGATAGTGAAGCGCGCCGACGAGGTCATCCGTATCGACTGTCGCCCGTCGGACGCGGTGGCGCTGGCCGTCCGCACCGAGGCCGAGATCAGCGCGGCCCCCGAAGTGCTGGACGAGGCGGGCATTCCCATGGATGGCCTGCGTGACAAGGTGGTGCCGAGCACCGAAGCGAGCAGCTGGCAGGATCTGCTGGAAAATCTCGACGAAGACGACGTCAAATACAAGATGTAG
- a CDS encoding MotA/TolQ/ExbB proton channel family protein, translating into MDILGENNMLQMVMGATLAVKGVMLLLAAMSLWSWTIIFYKAFSILSARRRVLAGYESFIVAEDLATGIKTLGGKNSPLAKVSSMAVKEFRKLEKAELDRDRKRMLVKDTLRRVLRQGISAEMRRLTRNLPFLATCANAAPFIGLFGTVWGIMHSFHSIGLQQSAALATVAPGISEALIATAIGLGVAIPATIGYNFFLGKLSEVETGMIDFAGAFLNRAEREIAWTGK; encoded by the coding sequence ATGGACATTCTTGGCGAAAACAACATGCTGCAAATGGTCATGGGCGCAACGCTGGCGGTCAAGGGCGTCATGCTCCTGCTCGCCGCCATGTCCCTTTGGAGTTGGACCATCATCTTTTACAAAGCCTTCAGCATCCTCTCGGCCCGCCGCAGGGTGCTGGCAGGGTACGAGTCCTTCATCGTCGCCGAAGACCTCGCCACCGGGATCAAGACCCTCGGGGGCAAGAACTCGCCGCTGGCAAAGGTCAGCTCCATGGCGGTCAAGGAATTTCGCAAGCTGGAAAAGGCCGAACTGGATCGTGACCGCAAACGCATGCTGGTCAAGGACACGCTGCGCCGCGTGCTGCGGCAGGGTATCAGCGCCGAAATGCGCCGCCTGACACGCAACCTGCCGTTTCTGGCGACCTGCGCCAATGCCGCGCCCTTCATCGGGCTGTTCGGCACGGTCTGGGGCATCATGCACTCCTTCCACTCCATCGGTCTTCAACAGTCCGCGGCGCTTGCAACCGTGGCCCCGGGCATCTCCGAGGCGCTCATCGCCACCGCCATCGGTCTGGGCGTGGCGATCCCGGCCACCATCGGTTACAACTTCTTCCTCGGAAAGCTCTCCGAAGTGGAAACCGGCATGATCGACTTCGCAGGCGCCTTCCTGAACCGCGCCGAGCGCGAGATCGCCTGGACCGGCAAATAG